From Luteolibacter sp. Y139, one genomic window encodes:
- a CDS encoding 3-keto-disaccharide hydrolase — MKLIAPLFLFVATLHAGEKQLFNGKDLTGWEGNPKLWSVQDGTITGKTTDSGDTKISHNTFLVWKGGNVSDFELTFKYRIEKGNSGVQYRSKLVEPGPFGPVVSGYQADFEAGKTYSGILYEEKGRGILAQRGEKTEVGENGKPQLAGKVGDSAEIQAAIKDEDWNDYKIIAKGNHVQHFINGKQTVDVTDNDTKNAPKEGILALQIHAGPAMVVQFKELVLKTEKEK; from the coding sequence ATGAAACTCATCGCCCCGCTCTTCCTGTTCGTCGCCACGCTCCACGCCGGCGAGAAGCAACTCTTCAACGGCAAGGACCTCACCGGCTGGGAGGGCAATCCCAAGCTCTGGTCGGTGCAGGACGGCACCATCACCGGCAAGACCACCGATAGCGGCGACACCAAGATCTCCCACAATACCTTCCTCGTCTGGAAAGGCGGGAACGTCAGCGACTTCGAGCTGACCTTCAAATACCGCATCGAGAAGGGAAACAGCGGCGTGCAGTACCGCTCGAAGCTGGTCGAGCCGGGACCCTTTGGCCCCGTCGTGAGCGGCTATCAAGCGGACTTCGAAGCCGGCAAGACCTACAGCGGCATCCTCTATGAGGAAAAGGGCCGCGGCATCCTCGCCCAGCGAGGTGAGAAGACCGAGGTCGGCGAGAACGGCAAGCCCCAGCTCGCCGGAAAGGTCGGCGACTCCGCCGAGATCCAGGCCGCCATCAAGGACGAGGACTGGAACGACTACAAGATCATCGCCAAGGGCAACCACGTGCAGCACTTCATCAACGGCAAGCAGACCGTGGACGTCACCGACAACGACACCAAGAACGCGCCGAAGGAAGGCATCCTCGCCCTGCAGATCCACGCCGGCCCGGCGATGGTGGTGCAGTTCAAGGAACTGGTGCTGAAGACGGAGAAGGAGAAGTGA
- a CDS encoding beta strand repeat-containing protein, translated as MKYPFNPQALASAARLSLLTTALTCSVQAATLTWNSAGPSNNWSTAAGNGNWSPGAITWVQNSDALFDGSSGTPEAIAVTTTNTVNDITFAVSGFSVTSAGAGSFVLANDLASTITVTNASDSASIAETIANNAGSASSLTKAGAGTLTLNGTAASTYSGTTTINAGTLIASHEGSLGFGPVVNNATLNVNKANVTFTGLGNALSGAGTTNVTALGTGTNTTILNGDYSNFTGIWNIGVGAAAGAGKAQMNGADNAAATINILANGTLLAGAGVHNAAVTLAGGDTGESLGQLRVDNLNTVWAGPITLAGDMTGAGDGIIGSNSGPVTISGTISESGGSRSLTKAGGGTIVLTGNNTYSGPTRSFAGNISSATIKNTGVSGPLGTNAVVSLGGIGNTSALLYTGTGETTNRTFDLGGTTGGGSISHNGTGLLKLTANVTASGLGSKTLGLNGSTAGTGEISGQILDNATAGTTTLAANFAAAATTITLASVDGIVNGATISGTGIAGGTTVTAVNTGTKVVTISPAASGAGTAGAVITVAGVVNRTSVLKNNGSSVWTLSGNNTFTGGVNVNTGDLVITNSSALGVGPKTITVVPSANPSSLSSLVLDGSGGDISLASNLSFTTSFDALSFPNPLPIPGEAAIINNAGNNTIAGNFTATSGGGGTAFLSNAGSLTISGTLAANTSNRGFHLRGASNGTISGAITNGTNPVNVLKDAGTGTWTLSGNNTYTGNTTITEGTLRLDYSINDSSKLADGGILNFNGGTLDLAGGTHTEFVGSTTLVGGKTSYVTQSSGGAKLQLGTVTAGAGSSLVLGAGSIATTDSTNTNGILPWARVMVAGQPVIGTNSTNDFAGPITAYAGAYADVTRLGPSTIPSDPAAIVRIVNGGTAGNITLTDSPLNQIGFLQMGATAGPATIAPANATDVLMVGDFSGGTIWQTPTADSLTIGSSANQGMLTTQFGTLNLGNDSPTHPLTVNSVIADNGSDVINVATGGNSIVLNGDNTFTGSLTAGTGLLSLTGDNTFDGALTVNAGATVVLSGDNTGRPAASANRTVINSNGILQLQANPGNTVSGISSALSVETVGAVQPLALNAGGILQLRSDNPVTFSGGNGLGGLGSATVTLDVNQLGSGTGNTLTIAPAGFNVNTTTINVTGGNGYSLGTGIINNVAGGGVLTLNPTTGNHILGGYTANATFSTTLVLGGTATGNQVMGAINNPGTSGATAVTKSGFSTWLLSGTSNYTGTTTISDGTLKAGSAGAFGASALLNMSGTGVLDLNGFNASFTNLGAGATTATITDSSAGAGVSTLTIPAQTNTISNKILNGPNKAVKVTVRNANTGNTILALDNPNTFSGGLLLAHGTTTGTRLRITSAPVTVGSAGAIVSSPFGTGPITIGETATDKAGLLLDTAGGYTIANAIVFNTALGTDQVGIRLDTAGHTFSGTITANLANATFTNTGAARLTGQVTGPSGFQLNASSVAITLANQTANPNDYVGDTTVGAGTFLILGATDQIPNGATKGSVVNNGTLNIGGFNDTINGLSGSGVVTSTAGGALTIGDGNASATFTGNTGGGLSLVKTGSGFQTITGAIGHTGDTTVSQGTLALNLASTFADGSDVRLNTGGTLILTAAGTDVIDQLFINGAPQAVGKWGRPGSIAALGANFETSLISGDGLLSVTTSGSTPYGTWIDSFFPGETNPAIIGQTADPDKDGVDNITEFAFGGNPASGGVGTKIYVFAADSDIDGDSNKELILTAAIRTGTAAFGNGAPSTAASVADGITYSIAGSTTLSGFPVTVNAVPTAITTGLPPAGAGYSYRSFSLGGSNGLTPAKGFLRASVTAP; from the coding sequence ATGAAGTATCCATTCAATCCCCAAGCGCTGGCTTCCGCGGCGCGCCTATCGTTACTGACGACCGCACTGACTTGCTCGGTGCAAGCCGCCACGCTCACGTGGAATTCCGCCGGGCCCTCCAACAACTGGAGCACCGCCGCCGGCAATGGAAACTGGAGCCCCGGGGCCATCACCTGGGTCCAGAATTCCGACGCGCTGTTCGATGGAAGTTCAGGCACGCCGGAAGCCATCGCGGTCACGACCACCAACACGGTGAATGACATCACCTTCGCGGTCTCCGGTTTCAGCGTCACGAGCGCGGGTGCCGGATCATTCGTTCTGGCCAATGACCTCGCCAGCACCATCACGGTGACCAATGCAAGTGACAGTGCCTCGATCGCGGAAACGATCGCAAACAACGCCGGTTCGGCGAGCTCACTCACCAAGGCCGGTGCCGGCACGCTCACGCTGAATGGCACCGCCGCCAGCACCTATTCCGGAACCACCACCATCAACGCCGGCACCCTGATCGCCAGCCATGAAGGTTCGCTCGGCTTCGGCCCGGTGGTGAACAACGCGACGCTGAACGTCAACAAGGCCAACGTGACCTTCACCGGCTTGGGCAATGCGTTGAGCGGCGCGGGCACGACCAATGTCACCGCCCTTGGCACTGGAACCAACACGACCATTCTCAACGGCGACTACTCCAATTTCACCGGCATCTGGAACATCGGCGTGGGTGCTGCGGCAGGTGCAGGCAAGGCCCAGATGAATGGCGCGGACAATGCGGCCGCGACGATCAACATCCTCGCCAACGGCACGCTTCTTGCCGGCGCCGGGGTTCACAACGCCGCGGTCACGCTGGCGGGGGGCGATACCGGGGAATCCCTCGGCCAGCTCCGCGTCGACAACCTCAACACCGTTTGGGCTGGGCCAATCACGCTGGCTGGCGACATGACCGGAGCCGGGGACGGCATCATCGGCAGCAACTCCGGCCCGGTGACGATCAGCGGCACCATTTCGGAAAGCGGCGGTTCCCGTTCGCTGACCAAGGCCGGCGGCGGAACCATCGTCCTCACGGGTAACAACACCTACAGCGGACCCACGCGCAGCTTTGCGGGTAATATCAGCTCCGCGACCATCAAGAACACCGGCGTGTCCGGTCCGCTTGGCACGAATGCCGTCGTCTCGCTCGGCGGTATCGGAAACACCTCCGCACTCCTCTATACCGGCACCGGTGAAACCACCAACCGCACCTTCGATCTCGGCGGCACGACTGGAGGTGGCAGCATCAGCCACAATGGCACCGGCCTGCTCAAGCTCACTGCCAATGTGACCGCGAGCGGCCTCGGCAGCAAAACCCTCGGACTCAACGGATCCACCGCTGGCACCGGCGAAATCTCCGGCCAGATCCTGGACAATGCCACCGCTGGCACGACGACGCTGGCGGCCAACTTCGCCGCGGCAGCCACCACCATCACGCTCGCCTCGGTCGATGGCATCGTGAACGGAGCCACGATCTCGGGAACGGGGATCGCGGGCGGTACCACCGTGACTGCGGTCAACACCGGCACCAAGGTCGTGACCATCAGCCCCGCTGCTTCCGGTGCTGGCACCGCCGGTGCCGTCATCACGGTGGCAGGCGTGGTCAACCGGACCTCGGTGCTCAAGAACAACGGCTCCAGCGTGTGGACACTCTCGGGCAACAACACCTTCACCGGCGGCGTGAACGTCAATACCGGCGACCTCGTCATCACCAATTCCTCCGCCCTTGGCGTGGGGCCCAAGACCATCACGGTCGTCCCGTCCGCGAACCCGAGCAGCCTTAGCTCGCTCGTTCTCGACGGCAGCGGCGGTGACATCTCGCTCGCCAGCAACCTGTCGTTCACCACCAGCTTCGATGCGCTCTCTTTCCCGAATCCCCTGCCGATTCCCGGTGAAGCAGCGATCATCAACAACGCGGGCAACAACACGATCGCCGGCAATTTCACCGCCACTTCCGGCGGCGGTGGCACTGCCTTCCTTTCGAATGCCGGCAGCCTGACGATCTCCGGCACCCTCGCTGCGAATACCAGCAACCGCGGCTTCCATCTCCGCGGCGCTTCGAACGGCACGATCTCCGGAGCGATCACCAACGGCACCAATCCGGTCAACGTCCTGAAGGACGCCGGCACCGGCACGTGGACCCTTTCCGGAAACAACACCTACACCGGCAATACCACCATCACCGAAGGCACGCTCCGCCTCGACTACTCTATCAACGATAGCTCGAAGCTTGCCGATGGCGGTATCCTCAATTTCAACGGCGGCACGCTCGATCTGGCCGGCGGAACCCATACCGAATTCGTGGGATCCACGACCTTGGTGGGAGGCAAGACCAGCTATGTCACCCAAAGTAGCGGTGGCGCGAAGCTCCAGCTCGGAACCGTGACGGCAGGGGCTGGTTCGTCGCTGGTACTCGGCGCGGGTAGCATTGCGACGACCGACAGCACCAATACCAACGGCATCCTGCCGTGGGCTCGCGTGATGGTCGCCGGACAACCGGTGATCGGCACCAATTCCACCAATGACTTCGCCGGTCCGATCACGGCCTACGCGGGTGCCTATGCCGACGTCACCCGTCTCGGCCCGAGCACGATCCCGAGCGATCCCGCTGCGATCGTCCGCATCGTGAACGGCGGCACCGCCGGGAACATCACTCTGACCGATTCGCCGCTGAATCAGATCGGCTTCCTGCAGATGGGTGCTACCGCCGGGCCTGCCACCATCGCTCCGGCCAACGCCACCGACGTTCTCATGGTCGGCGACTTCAGCGGTGGAACGATCTGGCAAACGCCGACTGCCGACAGTCTCACGATCGGAAGCTCGGCCAACCAAGGGATGCTCACGACCCAATTCGGAACCCTCAATCTGGGCAACGACAGCCCGACTCATCCGCTGACGGTGAACTCGGTCATCGCAGACAATGGCAGCGATGTGATCAACGTGGCCACCGGCGGCAATTCCATCGTTCTCAATGGAGACAATACCTTCACCGGCTCGCTGACCGCTGGCACCGGCCTTCTGAGCCTGACCGGTGACAACACCTTTGATGGTGCGCTCACCGTCAACGCGGGTGCCACGGTGGTGCTCTCGGGTGACAACACGGGCCGACCTGCCGCCAGCGCCAACCGCACGGTCATCAATTCCAATGGCATCCTCCAGCTCCAGGCGAATCCCGGAAACACGGTCTCGGGCATCTCTTCGGCACTTTCGGTTGAGACCGTTGGCGCCGTGCAGCCGCTGGCTTTGAACGCGGGTGGCATTCTCCAGCTCCGCTCTGACAATCCGGTCACGTTCTCCGGCGGCAATGGTCTCGGCGGCCTGGGGAGCGCCACGGTCACCCTCGACGTGAACCAGCTTGGCTCGGGAACCGGCAATACCCTGACGATCGCTCCGGCGGGCTTCAACGTGAACACCACCACGATCAACGTGACCGGTGGCAATGGCTACTCGCTCGGCACGGGGATCATCAACAATGTCGCCGGCGGCGGGGTGCTGACGCTGAACCCCACCACGGGAAATCACATTCTCGGTGGCTACACTGCCAATGCGACTTTCTCCACCACCCTGGTGCTCGGCGGTACTGCCACCGGCAACCAAGTGATGGGAGCGATCAACAACCCCGGTACGTCCGGCGCGACGGCGGTGACCAAGTCCGGCTTCAGCACCTGGCTGCTCTCTGGCACCAGCAACTACACCGGCACCACCACCATTTCGGATGGGACGCTGAAGGCAGGCAGTGCAGGTGCCTTCGGAGCCAGCGCCTTGCTGAACATGTCGGGAACCGGCGTGCTCGACCTGAATGGTTTCAATGCCAGCTTCACCAACCTCGGTGCGGGTGCCACCACGGCCACCATCACCGATAGCAGTGCCGGAGCCGGTGTTTCCACGCTCACCATTCCCGCGCAGACAAACACCATCTCCAACAAGATCCTCAATGGTCCTAACAAGGCCGTGAAGGTCACCGTTCGTAATGCCAACACCGGCAACACGATCCTCGCGCTCGACAATCCGAACACGTTCTCCGGCGGCTTGCTTTTGGCACACGGCACCACCACCGGCACACGCCTTCGCATCACTTCGGCACCGGTCACGGTGGGCTCTGCGGGAGCGATCGTCAGCAGCCCGTTCGGAACCGGTCCGATCACTATCGGTGAAACCGCGACCGACAAGGCCGGCCTTCTGCTGGATACCGCCGGTGGCTACACCATCGCGAACGCGATCGTGTTCAATACCGCACTGGGCACCGATCAGGTTGGCATCCGGCTGGATACGGCGGGGCACACGTTCTCCGGAACCATCACGGCGAACCTGGCGAATGCGACATTCACCAACACCGGCGCTGCCCGCTTGACCGGACAGGTCACGGGTCCGAGCGGCTTCCAACTCAATGCCTCTTCGGTTGCCATCACCCTGGCGAACCAGACGGCGAATCCCAATGACTACGTGGGTGACACCACGGTGGGAGCCGGGACCTTCCTGATCCTCGGCGCTACCGACCAGATCCCCAACGGTGCCACGAAGGGCAGCGTCGTCAACAATGGCACGCTCAACATTGGCGGCTTCAATGACACCATCAATGGCCTGAGCGGCTCGGGTGTCGTCACCTCGACTGCCGGCGGCGCCTTGACGATCGGAGATGGCAATGCCTCGGCCACCTTCACCGGTAATACCGGTGGCGGCCTCAGCCTGGTGAAGACCGGCAGCGGCTTCCAGACGATCACCGGTGCGATCGGCCACACGGGCGATACCACGGTTTCGCAAGGCACCCTCGCGCTGAACCTCGCCTCAACCTTCGCCGATGGCTCGGACGTCCGCCTGAATACGGGAGGCACGCTGATCCTCACGGCCGCGGGCACCGATGTCATCGACCAGCTCTTCATCAACGGAGCTCCGCAAGCCGTCGGCAAGTGGGGTCGTCCTGGATCGATCGCTGCGCTCGGTGCGAACTTCGAAACGTCGCTGATCAGCGGTGATGGCTTGCTCAGTGTCACCACCTCCGGCAGCACGCCTTATGGCACTTGGATTGATAGCTTCTTCCCGGGAGAGACCAATCCGGCGATCATCGGCCAGACCGCCGATCCGGATAAGGATGGCGTGGATAACATCACCGAGTTCGCGTTCGGCGGCAATCCCGCCAGTGGCGGCGTGGGGACCAAGATCTATGTCTTCGCTGCCGATAGCGATATCGATGGAGATAGCAACAAGGAGCTGATCCTGACCGCGGCCATCCGCACCGGTACTGCCGCCTTTGGCAATGGCGCGCCGTCCACCGCGGCGTCGGTGGCCGATGGGATCACCTACTCGATCGCCGGCAGCACCACGCTGAGCGGCTTCCCGGTCACCGTGAATGCCGTTCCGACGGCGATCACGACGGGACTTCCTCCCGCCGGAGCCGGCTACAGCTACCGCAGCTTCAGTCTCGGTGGATCGAATGGACTGACGCCTGCGAAGGGCTTCCTCCGCGCCAGCGTCACCGCTCCCTGA
- a CDS encoding FAD-dependent monooxygenase produces the protein MGDSAETVIVGGGIAGLAVAIALRQRGVETVVLEQASELREIGAGFLLGPNGCAVLERLGALAGLRAGHSVSVPRWELRDMKGRLLSALTIPRDGEHSLSTRRSDLQAALLACLPRETVLPGCEVIRGSFASGGVTLTLADGREWLARRVIIADGAHSKIRASFWPGREPHYLGYIGWRGLVDHVPAGWEGGRVCESWGHGRRFGIAPVGGGRTYWYASANVAGPNCRDRVGIDQLREDFAGWHAPVAEILDTMPDAELLQHPISDLIPPRSWQIEEKVVLIGDAAHPLSPNLGQGASMALEDAWELALQWGRPDAMAQFERKRRWRLRKLWALSRWLGTMIQWENPLLCRGRDVQMRVMPDAVATAMMRRFLRHEPGYTA, from the coding sequence ATGGGTGACAGCGCCGAAACGGTCATTGTCGGAGGCGGCATTGCCGGCTTGGCGGTGGCCATCGCCTTGCGCCAGCGCGGGGTGGAAACGGTGGTGCTTGAGCAAGCATCCGAACTCCGGGAAATCGGTGCGGGTTTCCTGTTAGGCCCGAATGGTTGTGCAGTGTTGGAGCGTCTGGGTGCCTTGGCCGGGCTACGCGCGGGACATTCGGTGTCCGTGCCGCGATGGGAGCTGCGGGACATGAAGGGCCGCTTGCTTTCCGCGCTGACCATTCCGCGGGACGGCGAACATAGCCTGAGCACGCGGCGCAGTGATCTGCAGGCGGCGTTGTTGGCTTGCCTGCCAAGGGAGACTGTCTTGCCGGGCTGTGAAGTCATCCGGGGCTCGTTTGCATCGGGTGGCGTGACACTGACCCTCGCCGACGGCCGCGAGTGGTTGGCACGGCGGGTCATCATCGCGGATGGCGCACATTCGAAGATCCGGGCTTCCTTTTGGCCGGGGCGCGAACCGCACTATCTCGGTTACATCGGCTGGCGCGGGCTCGTGGACCATGTTCCCGCGGGATGGGAAGGCGGGCGTGTCTGCGAAAGCTGGGGACACGGCAGGCGCTTTGGCATCGCACCCGTCGGCGGCGGGCGAACCTATTGGTATGCCAGCGCGAACGTTGCCGGGCCGAACTGTCGTGACCGGGTAGGAATCGACCAACTCCGCGAGGACTTCGCCGGTTGGCATGCGCCTGTTGCGGAGATTCTCGATACCATGCCGGATGCGGAATTGCTCCAGCATCCGATCAGCGATCTGATCCCGCCGCGGTCGTGGCAGATCGAGGAAAAGGTCGTGCTGATTGGCGACGCCGCTCACCCGTTGAGCCCGAACCTGGGTCAGGGTGCTTCGATGGCGCTGGAGGATGCTTGGGAACTCGCCTTGCAGTGGGGCCGCCCCGATGCGATGGCCCAGTTCGAGCGGAAACGTCGCTGGCGCCTGCGGAAATTATGGGCGCTGTCGCGTTGGCTCGGCACCATGATCCAGTGGGAAAATCCGTTGCTTTGCCGGGGGCGGGATGTCCAGATGCGGGTGATGCCGGATGCTGTCGCCACCGCCATGATGCGCCGCTTCTTGCGGCATGAACCCGGGTACACGGCATGA
- a CDS encoding thiamine-phosphate kinase, with protein MKKRLRDLGEDALIARLLRGFPGGEKLIVGPGDDCAVVDPGRGPLRLLKTDAIVEGVHFLPETPSEKVGWKSVARVLSDFAAMGGVPEHLLVTVAVDPEKPVAWMDGLYRGIRKCLATYGGVLAGGETSRLPSGAMISVAGEGSVERKHLVLRSGGKPGDLVAVTGRLGGSIRGKHLNFAPRLAEASWLVRHLRPSAMMDLSDGLAKDLPRLAEASGCGFELGEVPATRGCTRAQALGDGEDYELLLTVSPRRWKAICPLWPKDFPPLSIVGKLLPRGQGTSLTGGWDHFSP; from the coding sequence ATGAAGAAGCGCCTCCGCGATCTCGGTGAAGACGCCCTGATTGCGCGGCTGCTGCGCGGCTTTCCCGGTGGCGAGAAGCTCATCGTGGGCCCGGGCGACGATTGCGCGGTGGTCGATCCCGGTCGCGGCCCGCTGCGCTTGCTGAAGACGGATGCGATCGTCGAGGGCGTTCATTTCCTGCCTGAGACCCCGTCGGAGAAGGTCGGCTGGAAGTCGGTGGCCCGCGTGCTCAGCGACTTCGCCGCCATGGGCGGCGTGCCGGAGCACCTGCTGGTCACCGTGGCGGTGGATCCCGAAAAGCCGGTCGCCTGGATGGATGGCCTCTACCGCGGCATCCGCAAATGCCTCGCGACCTATGGCGGGGTTTTGGCCGGCGGCGAAACCTCGCGGCTGCCTTCCGGCGCGATGATTTCCGTGGCGGGCGAGGGCAGTGTGGAGCGGAAGCACCTGGTTCTCCGCAGCGGCGGCAAGCCCGGCGACCTCGTGGCAGTCACCGGCCGCCTCGGCGGCTCGATCCGCGGCAAGCACCTGAATTTCGCCCCGCGGCTCGCCGAGGCATCTTGGTTGGTCCGCCACCTGCGGCCGTCCGCGATGATGGACCTGTCCGATGGCCTCGCGAAAGACCTGCCGCGCCTCGCCGAGGCCAGCGGTTGCGGCTTCGAGCTCGGCGAGGTCCCCGCCACCCGCGGCTGCACCCGCGCCCAGGCGCTCGGCGATGGCGAGGACTACGAGCTCCTCCTCACCGTCTCGCCGCGCCGCTGGAAGGCGATTTGCCCCCTTTGGCCAAAGGACTTCCCTCCGCTCTCGATCGTCGGCAAACTCCTCCCCCGCGGCCAAGGGACCTCCCTCACTGGCGGCTGGGACCATTTCTCCCCATGA
- a CDS encoding ketosteroid isomerase-related protein yields the protein MKSLIENYYAAFNSGDREALLELLADDVVHEVNEGQAETGKDAFRAFLERMDRSYRETVEDLAIFTGPESRAAAEFYIRGEYLATDEGLPEAKGQTYHLRVGAFFEARIGKITRVTNYYNLRTWLSQVS from the coding sequence ATGAAATCGCTGATCGAGAACTACTACGCCGCCTTCAATTCCGGCGACCGCGAAGCCCTGCTCGAACTGCTGGCCGACGACGTCGTCCACGAGGTCAACGAAGGCCAGGCCGAGACCGGCAAGGACGCCTTCCGCGCCTTCCTCGAGCGCATGGATCGCAGCTATCGCGAGACGGTGGAAGACCTGGCGATTTTCACCGGGCCGGAAAGCCGTGCCGCTGCCGAGTTCTACATCCGCGGCGAATACTTGGCCACCGATGAAGGCTTGCCTGAGGCGAAAGGCCAGACCTACCACCTTCGCGTCGGTGCCTTCTTTGAGGCACGGATCGGCAAGATCACGCGGGTGACCAATTACTACAACCTGCGGACTTGGCTCTCCCAGGTCTCCTGA
- a CDS encoding fatty acid desaturase family protein, translating into MKKPSLESLGLDLLETSAAERFRCLVLPFATCAGFFAAGERGWWVIALGCAVLQSFFTYASVSHDLVHRTLRLPAWLNETLLFLIEGLSFRSGHAFRESHLHHHRRFPHEDDLEGAAARMSWWRALLDGLIAQPRLWVWALMHTTGRKRLWIAIEGAVIIAWAAWCLGSQVGMIYLAVTVAGSWVYPFMTSFMPHDATGDDPLRQTRLFRGKVVAWLSLEHLYHLEHHLYPQVPHQRWPELARRLDPFFEEQGLKPVVLWR; encoded by the coding sequence ATGAAGAAGCCGTCGCTGGAATCGCTGGGTCTCGATCTGTTGGAGACATCGGCCGCGGAACGTTTCCGCTGCCTGGTGCTCCCGTTCGCCACATGTGCCGGTTTCTTTGCCGCCGGTGAGCGCGGCTGGTGGGTGATCGCCTTGGGCTGCGCCGTGCTCCAGAGCTTCTTCACGTATGCATCCGTTTCGCATGACCTGGTGCATCGCACGCTGCGGCTGCCGGCTTGGCTGAATGAAACGCTGCTCTTTTTGATCGAGGGGCTGTCGTTTCGCTCCGGTCATGCGTTTCGAGAATCGCACCTGCACCATCACCGGAGGTTTCCCCATGAAGATGACCTGGAAGGTGCCGCGGCTCGCATGTCGTGGTGGCGCGCCTTGCTCGATGGCCTCATCGCCCAGCCTCGCCTGTGGGTGTGGGCGCTCATGCACACGACAGGACGAAAGCGGCTTTGGATTGCAATCGAGGGCGCGGTGATCATCGCGTGGGCCGCATGGTGTCTCGGGTCGCAGGTCGGGATGATCTATCTGGCGGTGACCGTGGCGGGAAGCTGGGTGTATCCGTTCATGACCAGCTTCATGCCGCACGATGCGACGGGCGACGATCCGCTGCGGCAGACTCGCTTGTTTCGCGGGAAAGTGGTGGCTTGGCTGAGCTTGGAGCACCTTTATCATCTCGAGCACCATCTTTACCCGCAGGTTCCTCACCAGCGCTGGCCGGAGCTTGCCAGGCGGCTCGATCCGTTTTTCGAGGAGCAAGGACTCAAACCGGTGGTGCTGTGGCGATGA
- a CDS encoding CPBP family intramembrane glutamic endopeptidase encodes MEFFIAATPSVSGPDAIILGTFGAAAVVFLVSWSIRTMFGKVEPFDRPSDEPPTISAEDAALSIPAADPVATPPLPRPDSDSPYAPPGTLPPPIPETEEVPAKKGLFKVSTAIYRLLDLPLIGLVFFIFAGLTAANAGADETPLDKKYTPGVLVASIIFQLLIMGMVLAFVTWRVKIVEWLGLRWRKWPLAFAIAPVTVFFMWCFMGVLFMTGWNKWLEESLHIESVQEAVKVFKEVQNPVVITLMAVTAAFVAPMAEEIVFRGYLYPAAKRFCGPAGGIVFSSLVFAAAHGHVVALLPLFVLAVILCLLYEFTGSILACMSVHFLFNAATVAIQLLARSGIIDMPADS; translated from the coding sequence ATGGAATTTTTCATCGCTGCCACGCCTTCCGTTTCGGGTCCTGACGCCATCATTCTGGGGACCTTTGGAGCCGCCGCCGTGGTTTTTTTGGTGAGTTGGTCGATCCGGACGATGTTCGGAAAGGTGGAGCCCTTCGATCGGCCCTCCGACGAACCGCCTACAATATCCGCGGAGGATGCCGCGCTCTCCATTCCCGCGGCCGACCCGGTGGCGACGCCGCCGTTGCCGCGACCCGACTCCGATTCACCCTACGCACCTCCCGGGACGCTTCCGCCGCCGATTCCCGAGACCGAGGAAGTGCCGGCAAAGAAGGGCCTCTTCAAGGTCAGCACCGCGATCTATCGCTTGCTGGACCTGCCGCTGATCGGGCTGGTTTTCTTCATTTTTGCCGGCCTCACCGCGGCCAATGCCGGAGCGGACGAGACGCCACTGGACAAGAAGTACACGCCCGGGGTGCTGGTCGCCTCGATCATCTTCCAGCTCCTCATCATGGGCATGGTGCTGGCCTTCGTCACCTGGCGGGTAAAGATCGTGGAATGGCTCGGCCTGCGCTGGCGGAAGTGGCCGCTGGCCTTCGCCATCGCGCCCGTGACGGTGTTCTTCATGTGGTGCTTCATGGGGGTGCTCTTCATGACCGGGTGGAACAAGTGGCTCGAGGAAAGCCTGCACATCGAGTCCGTGCAGGAGGCGGTGAAGGTCTTCAAGGAGGTGCAGAATCCGGTGGTGATCACCCTGATGGCGGTCACGGCCGCCTTCGTCGCGCCGATGGCGGAAGAGATCGTGTTCCGCGGCTACCTCTACCCCGCCGCCAAGCGCTTTTGCGGACCGGCGGGCGGCATCGTCTTTTCCTCGCTCGTTTTCGCCGCGGCCCACGGGCATGTGGTGGCCTTGCTGCCGCTGTTCGTTTTGGCGGTGATCCTGTGCCTGCTCTACGAGTTCACGGGCTCGATCCTGGCCTGCATGTCGGTGCATTTCCTTTTCAACGCGGCCACGGTGGCCATCCAACTCCTCGCCCGCTCCGGCATCATCGACATGCCGGCCGACTCATGA